AGCAGGCGGTTCTTGACGACGGCGAAGAGGGCCAGCATGATGGCCGCCGGTCAGACCTTCACCCAGGTGCCGATGGCCAGCAGGACGGAGGCGATGAACGGGCGCTGGACGCCGTATGCCAGGGCAACGAGGACCAGCGGTGCGGTGAGGCCGTCAACGCGGGCGAATCCCAGCCAGCCCATGAGGAACGTAAAGGCCAGCCACCACCAGCCCGCGGGGATGGCGTTGGTGATGCGGCCGCGTCCGGTGAGTTTCAGCAGCGCCCAGCCGTTGAGGAGCGTTGTCATGAGGACCCAGAGGAAGAAGAACGGTCCAGGACCTGCGAGGCCCGCAATGGCCATGGGGATCAGGGCCAGGATGGGATAAACCCAGGGGCTGGGGCCGCCCCGGAGGTTGGCGTCGTTGAAGCCGGTCATGGCCCAGTCGCGGTAGATAAAGGTGTCGCTGAATGCCTCACCGCGCAGGGAGAGTGAAGCTGCGAAGACCAGGAAGACAAGGTGGACCACAATGAAGCCGCCCAGCAGTCCGCGCCCGGAATTCAGTGAACTCCGCACGGGAGTGGGGAGGATGACATTGCGGATCCTGGTCAGATTGCCGAAGAGAGCGTCGGTGGAAATGGCGGAATCCTTGTCAGGTCGTTGCACAGTCAGCGGTCGCGCAATAATGGCTCGGTGGGCCGCGAGGCGGGTTTCAAAGGCAGATGGAAGCCCCGAAAACCGGCTCCCACTCCCTTTCAACTCTAATTGACGGCGCCCTGCGGCCAGTAATTGTCAGGACAAATGGTGGTGCGCAAGGCGCTGACCTGCGTCATTTATCTAAAGTTGCTGGCCCATTTTTGCTCAGGCACCATGGTCGAGGCGCGAAAGCGCCGACCGCCTATGCAGCCAGGGGGAGCGCTGGGCGGAGTATGCCCACCCATCCCCTGAAAGACACAGGCAATATCCATGAACTTCCCCCTGACCCTTACCGTCTCCGACCGCCACAGCATGGACACCGAGCTCGACGCCGCGGTCGCAGCCGCCAAGGCCCACGCATTGATCGGCCGCCGCCACGGAATCCTGGTGACCCGCCATGGCGCTGACAAGTTCACGGTGGACCTCAGTGACGCCGTCCCCTTCGGCCTCACCCGCGAACACCAGGCCTGGTAGGCCCCTTCAGTCGGCGGCTGGCATAGCCGGCCCCCGAACTTAGACTGCCCCTGACGGCGGTGCTTTTGGCGCCGCCGTCAGTGCCGGCGTCGCCCGTTTAGCCCGTCTAGCTGCCGGTGCTGCTGTCCCCGTCGCCGCCCACGCGGTTGCTGCGCTGCTGCAGCCGGTCGATGTGCTTTGACGCCTCCGCCTTGCTCAGGTCCGCCGGAAGTTCCTCCCCTGCCTCGCGTGCAAGGGTATCGAGGTAGCTGCGCTGGGCCGCCGTCATGGGCTCGTCCCCGGTCACCCAGTCTTCCGGGTCCCTGTTGAGGCCTGCGTTGGGTTCCGGTTCCGGGCTGCCGATCGTTTCCTGGTTGCTGTCGCTCATGGGTACGAGTCTAGGCCGGGGCGCAGACATTCCGCCGGAGCGTGCGTGCTGGAATGCCTCCCCTTGAATAAGTCGGGGAATCATGGAGACGTTGAGTAGGTAGACGCCAGACACCAACGCAGCCAGGAGAATGACTCGATGGATACCAAGCTCAAAGTCGCAGTGCTCGGGACGGGAATCATGGGAGCGGCCATGGCCCGGAACCTCCTGCGGGCGGGCCACGAGGTTTCGGTGTGGAACCGGGATGCGGCCAAAACGGAACCCCTGGCTGCTGACGGCGCCCGGCGTGCCGCCAGCCCGGCCGACGCCGTTGAGGCGGCCGACGTGGTCCTGACCATGCTCTACGACGCCGCCGCGGTGGAAGAAGTCGTTCGGGCTGCAGCCTCGGGCTTCCGGCCGGGCACGGCCTGGGTCCAGTCCACCACCGTGGGTGTGCAGGACGCGCCCGCTGTGGCCAAACTGGCCGCGGAGCTCGGCCTGGACCTGGTGGAGGCGCCTGTGTCCGGCACCCGCGCGCCCGCGGAAGCCGGCCAGCTTCTGGTGCTGGCCGCCGGGCCTGACGCGGTGCGACGGCGGGTGGCACCGGTGCTGGATGCCATTGGCGCCCGGACCATCTGGACAGGGCAGGACCCCGCGGAAGGGTCCGCCGCACGGCTCAAACTCGTGGTGAACAGCTGGGTTATTGCCGCCTCCAATGCGGCCGGCGAGGTGGTTGCCCTGGCTGAGGCGCTCGGCGTCGATCCGCAGCAGTTCCTCAACGTGATCGACGGCGGCGGTCTGGACCTTCCCTACCTGCGGACCAAGATGGGCCTCATTTTGGATGAGGGACTCGAGCCTGCGTCCTTCGCCGTGGACACCGCCTGCAAGGATGCACACCTGATCGTCGATGCCGCCGCTGAGCAGGGCCTGAAGCTTGACGGCGCCGAAGCGTTCGCCGCCAGGCTGGACCGGGTGGCAGAACAGGGCCGTGCCAAGCAGGACATGGCTGCGGCGTACTTCGCGAGCCGGTAGCAGGCATCAAGGCCGGA
This region of Arthrobacter sp. DNA4 genomic DNA includes:
- a CDS encoding DUF3072 domain-containing protein; translated protein: MSDSNQETIGSPEPEPNAGLNRDPEDWVTGDEPMTAAQRSYLDTLAREAGEELPADLSKAEASKHIDRLQQRSNRVGGDGDSSTGS
- a CDS encoding NAD(P)-dependent oxidoreductase, whose amino-acid sequence is MDTKLKVAVLGTGIMGAAMARNLLRAGHEVSVWNRDAAKTEPLAADGARRAASPADAVEAADVVLTMLYDAAAVEEVVRAAASGFRPGTAWVQSTTVGVQDAPAVAKLAAELGLDLVEAPVSGTRAPAEAGQLLVLAAGPDAVRRRVAPVLDAIGARTIWTGQDPAEGSAARLKLVVNSWVIAASNAAGEVVALAEALGVDPQQFLNVIDGGGLDLPYLRTKMGLILDEGLEPASFAVDTACKDAHLIVDAAAEQGLKLDGAEAFAARLDRVAEQGRAKQDMAAAYFASR